A region of the candidate division WOR-3 bacterium genome:
AATAATATTGAAATTTCAGGCCTAACCCTCAAAAAATTCCGAACCGCCATAAATCTCAAAGTTGGTAGCGAAACCTCAGTAAACAACCTCATAATAAAAGGAGTCACGGTAGATTCCACTCTTTGTGGATTTTACACGGGTGACTTTTCCGGTACCTCTTTGGACTATGGAACTATATATGGTCCCGCAAAGGTTACAATTTCTGGTTCTAATTTTAAGAACGCACTCTATCACGGAATCTATGGCCGCAGTGCCTCATCAAGCTACGGTGCCCTTGAGATCAACATAGATAGTACCAACGTCGAGAATTGTGGCAAAATTAACGCTGATTACTACGGTAAAGGTGGAATCACGGTAATCGACAACGTAAACTTCAAAGTTTCAAACTCCAACATTGCTAACAATTTCTGGGGAATTTTGGCATGGAATTCAACCTATGGTACAAATCCGGTTCAAAACGATACCATTTTAAATACAAAAGTAGCAAACTCTGACTCCATCGGCATTTACATAAGGTGCGATCAGGGGACCACAATCCAATCCGCCTACCTTCAAGGCGATTCCATCTTAAACAACGGTTGGATAGGTTTCCTTGTGACGGGATACCGTGGTGAAACAAACGGCCTCAGGGATCTAAAAATTTACAAAAACTTCATAGGCGATACTCGGGACACAAGGGACCAGGACGTAGGCTTAGCCCTGTACGATTGGAATTTGCCCGAGGGAAACAATGCCTTCGGATTTATCATTGGCGATGAAAACCTGGGGAATGTTTTTTACAGGAACATCACGGGCCTTCAAATCTTTACATCGAAGGCAAAGGGCCTTTCCATTAAATACAACCGATTTGAAAACAATACCTCAGGTATCGAGAACTCCAAGGCTGATTCCATTCTCATTCTCGCAGACACCTTCAAAACCAATACCTACGGAGTTTACCTTTATGGAACCAGCGAGGATTCGGCAAATTACAACACCATTTCCCGCTCCTCCTTTGAAGGTAATACAGGAAAAGGCATTTACATTGGTGATTACGCCAACGAAGGAATTCCACGCCTGGTGATCTTAAGGACCAGCTACATCCAATCCACCCAGACCCTCACCGTCGAAGGGACAAACACGCTTCCCTACTCAAAGGTTGAGGTATATGAAGGAGATGATGGTTCTAACTCTTATAATGGAAAAGTTTACCTTGGAGAAACCACATCTGACGGAGAGGGCAATTGGACCTTTACCACAACCTACTCAAATCCTGACTTTTCAAGTGTTTACATTACTGCTCTTGCTACAAGTCCGAAGGGAAGTTCTTCGGAATTCGCCGATCCATCGATTATATTGCCTATAAGCGAAAATCTAACTCGCAAATTTGATCTTAAGATCGCAGGAGGAAAAACCATTACTCTGACTTTCGAAAATGCCTTAGAGAACACCGTAAAAATCCAAGTTGCCGACGTTTCTGGAAGAATTGTAAAAAGCGATACCTATAACCTAAAGGGTAATGGCAAAATTGACCTTGGGACCTTCCCTAACGGAATCTATTTCGTGAATGCTGAATTTGGAAATAATAAGAAGATCTACAAGGTGGTATTAGTCAAATAAATTTAGCACTTTAGAGACGACTTTTTAAGGAGGGTGTTATAAGTATCTTATTGTATTTTTTACTTTCCGCCGGCCCTATAGCGGGGTTAACCCCCGATAGTGATTATCTTGTGTATTACGGGGAATGGAACGACGACATTTTGTTTAGGGCAAAGGATTTTGACCTTGTTATTCTGGAGCCCTCCGCTATTTCTGATGAACAGCTTCAAAGTCTCAAAAAGGGGCATGATGGGATTTCTGGGACCGATGATGATGTGATTGTAATTGCCTATCTTTCTATTGGAGAGGTAGATTCTGGAAATATTGTCGGAGATGGAAGAGGTCCCTGCTATTATGACACTCTCAGTAGCTCAATTATCTACACCAACAACGGTTTTGCCTCTTTTTATCTTGATGATGCCGACCACAATGGACTCCCTGACAGAAATGGAACTTGGGGAAGCTACTATGTAAACGCAGGTGATACCCTGTGGTGGCAATATGTTGACGCCAGGGCCGATGCTTTACAGGCAAGGGGATTTGACGGATTTTTCCTCGATACCATTGATACCGCAAACCCCTGGGGCCCTTACTTCTGGACCTATCGTGGTATGTCTCAACTTATTCAACATTTAAGAGAAAGGTATCCTCAAAAAATCCTCATTGCAAATAGAGGGCTTTTCTATTTTTCACCGAACTGGTATCAAAATACACCTTACAATATCAGGCCCTACATAAACGGACTTTTATTCGAAGATTACTACACTTCCTGGGACTGGCAAGCCGACACGGGTATCGTCTCACCCGATTTTGAAGAAAACAGAAACAATTGGGCAGTATGGGTTAATGAAGAGGCTTCACAACCTGACGGGTTCACTGTCTTTGCCCTCGATTACCTTAACCCTTCTCAGTCCTCTTATGAAACGATGTTACATAATCAAATTCAATATACCATAGTGGAGAACCACTGGCTCTCCTATGTAACTTACATACTTCTTGATACCATAACCTACGGCGTATTCCACAATCACCTCGAAGACCACAACCCACCTACTTGGAAAAGTCACATTGGGGTTTACGATATAAATTACCAGGGTGACTCCATTGAAATTCTTGCTGGCCTTGCCGAAGACCAAACGCCCCCCGTTAATTACTACGTGTACTATTCAACTTCTCCCTTTAATTCACCTGAAGAAGCCGCAGACTCCATTGGTCCCTTAACATATCAAGTGGTAAATAATCTTGTCCGCTTTCGCATACCAGCCCTTCCACCTGGAACATATTATTTCATGGTTAGGGCAAGGGATAATTGCAATCCGCCACATGAGGATAAAAACACGACACTCAAAGAATTAATCATCCAATGCGTAAAGGAAAAGGGCGAAAAAGTCCTTTTTTCCAAAGATGGTACTTTAGACCTTTCATCCATTTCAAACCTTTTAGGTGATATCGATTACTTAGAAATCTACTCTGCTACTGGACAAATCGTATTTAAAGCAAAATCGGCCCCACAAAAAGAAATCACTTTGCCTCAGGGCGTTTATCTGGGAAAGGTAAGACAGAAGGGCAGAGAATTAATCTTTAGAATCATCGTTCTAAATTAATTTAAGATCGAAACAGGTTCAATTAATATCATCAAGCTCAAAGAAGATGCAAATTGTTCTTAAAACAAATAGATAAGTGCTCTATAAGCTCCGAAATTTCTTTAATTAAAACCTCTCTTCCTTTCATCATCCCTGTGCAATTTTTGCATCCCTTCGCGTTTCCTCAACATTACATCTACTCCAACGATAGCCTATTATTGTTCTGATAACCATTGGAGGCTTCTCATTTTTGTTGTAAGCCCTGT
Encoded here:
- a CDS encoding T9SS type A sorting domain-containing protein, whose protein sequence is MKKVMLMLGWAGLLLATTYNNPGTGSVTDGYLRKNERALSGYQFLGYSTQNANAGANLDSLFVTWDNINLYIFLKTNNTASWNVAYGFAIDVIGVSGYTGGPDPSDAWGRKIGFDNGRDANYEIYFWWNGDTGSVTSSNLCTYTGNGWNYTTLTRGERYEFTGDASTGLQTLEIVIPLSSLGNPTSIAISAFVAGGDGSSAVDAIPCEDDVADNNWTDSDFISEMYELNLSTARTPNYFVILDGILSQEGYMTDEQFYTTGWWNAYVTWDAESIYIGYIFQSLEGTPNYDLHIYFDTDPQKHKNFGKGSSISATGINLPFKADYGFHIYGPFNAQRLVYSSGSWSVTTFNGQFFAGSETNGTNEISIPWSDIGNPDSFYMVIYLYNNADNLAYGIVPNSSNTNGTSTINTYLGFYRSKNNISPNNIINQSNKLLEVYSADASGSGTLADAINVANSDLDQDTILMRVPADINLTQPLFLLRPTVLMGLNQLSLTGDTTINGIVIRTDSLWENINNIEISGLTLKKFRTAINLKVGSETSVNNLIIKGVTVDSTLCGFYTGDFSGTSLDYGTIYGPAKVTISGSNFKNALYHGIYGRSASSSYGALEINIDSTNVENCGKINADYYGKGGITVIDNVNFKVSNSNIANNFWGILAWNSTYGTNPVQNDTILNTKVANSDSIGIYIRCDQGTTIQSAYLQGDSILNNGWIGFLVTGYRGETNGLRDLKIYKNFIGDTRDTRDQDVGLALYDWNLPEGNNAFGFIIGDENLGNVFYRNITGLQIFTSKAKGLSIKYNRFENNTSGIENSKADSILILADTFKTNTYGVYLYGTSEDSANYNTISRSSFEGNTGKGIYIGDYANEGIPRLVILRTSYIQSTQTLTVEGTNTLPYSKVEVYEGDDGSNSYNGKVYLGETTSDGEGNWTFTTTYSNPDFSSVYITALATSPKGSSSEFADPSIILPISENLTRKFDLKIAGGKTITLTFENALENTVKIQVADVSGRIVKSDTYNLKGNGKIDLGTFPNGIYFVNAEFGNNKKIYKVVLVK
- a CDS encoding T9SS type A sorting domain-containing protein: MYFLLSAGPIAGLTPDSDYLVYYGEWNDDILFRAKDFDLVILEPSAISDEQLQSLKKGHDGISGTDDDVIVIAYLSIGEVDSGNIVGDGRGPCYYDTLSSSIIYTNNGFASFYLDDADHNGLPDRNGTWGSYYVNAGDTLWWQYVDARADALQARGFDGFFLDTIDTANPWGPYFWTYRGMSQLIQHLRERYPQKILIANRGLFYFSPNWYQNTPYNIRPYINGLLFEDYYTSWDWQADTGIVSPDFEENRNNWAVWVNEEASQPDGFTVFALDYLNPSQSSYETMLHNQIQYTIVENHWLSYVTYILLDTITYGVFHNHLEDHNPPTWKSHIGVYDINYQGDSIEILAGLAEDQTPPVNYYVYYSTSPFNSPEEAADSIGPLTYQVVNNLVRFRIPALPPGTYYFMVRARDNCNPPHEDKNTTLKELIIQCVKEKGEKVLFSKDGTLDLSSISNLLGDIDYLEIYSATGQIVFKAKSAPQKEITLPQGVYLGKVRQKGRELIFRIIVLN